Proteins co-encoded in one Burkholderia gladioli genomic window:
- the merF gene encoding mercury resistance system transport protein MerF: MKDPKTLLRVSIIGTTLVALCCFTPVLVILLGVVGLSALTGYLDYVLLPALAIFIGLTIYAIQRKRQADACCTPKFNGVKK; the protein is encoded by the coding sequence ATGAAAGACCCGAAGACACTGCTGCGGGTCAGCATCATTGGCACAACCCTCGTGGCGCTGTGTTGCTTCACCCCTGTTCTGGTCATTTTGCTCGGTGTGGTCGGCTTGTCCGCGCTGACCGGCTATCTGGACTATGTGCTGCTGCCTGCGCTGGCGATTTTCATCGGCTTGACCATCTACGCCATCCAACGAAAACGCCAAGCCGATGCCTGCTGCACCCCGAAATTCAATGGAGTAAAAAAATGA
- a CDS encoding replication initiation protein, producing the protein MADLAKLPDPDTRERSVTIKNELVRRIQRMKLSEKRLLALAIAKCNPKTKMLKDRAMRLDPATGAAPGWTIRVTAKEFIEAYPHIEARHAYSELKKAAEDLFECRVEWDEDVISRGKKETKRRSVRWIYEKADTTTAGWVDLKFSPSIAPYLLGIESEFTKYKLRHAADLRSIYSWRLLEIIAQYRDTGVAAILYDEFCQAMGAPDSCVKDSGQLRRRVIEPAVKELQEKNSLAIEWEPVKPAGRKVASFLFKFKPDPQGRLF; encoded by the coding sequence ATGGCCGACCTTGCCAAGCTGCCCGACCCCGACACGCGCGAGCGAAGCGTGACGATCAAAAACGAGCTGGTGCGCCGTATCCAGCGTATGAAGCTGTCCGAAAAGCGACTGCTCGCACTTGCGATCGCCAAGTGCAACCCGAAAACAAAAATGCTGAAAGATCGGGCTATGCGTCTGGATCCAGCGACCGGCGCTGCTCCTGGTTGGACCATCCGCGTGACGGCAAAGGAATTCATCGAAGCGTATCCACACATTGAGGCTAGGCACGCCTATAGCGAGCTCAAGAAAGCCGCAGAAGACCTCTTTGAATGCCGCGTAGAGTGGGATGAGGATGTCATCTCGCGGGGCAAGAAAGAGACGAAGCGCCGGTCGGTGCGGTGGATCTACGAAAAAGCGGATACGACAACCGCCGGCTGGGTGGATCTAAAGTTTTCACCCAGCATCGCCCCCTACCTGCTCGGCATCGAAAGCGAGTTCACGAAGTACAAGCTACGGCATGCGGCCGATCTACGGTCGATCTATTCGTGGCGCCTGCTTGAAATCATTGCGCAGTACCGCGATACCGGCGTCGCCGCCATTCTTTACGACGAGTTTTGCCAAGCTATGGGTGCGCCGGACAGTTGCGTGAAGGACTCGGGCCAACTGCGCCGCCGCGTCATCGAGCCGGCCGTGAAGGAATTGCAAGAAAAAAATAGCCTTGCCATTGAGTGGGAACCCGTGAAGCCGGCGGGCCGCAAGGTCGCGAGCTTTCTATTCAAGTTCAAACCGGACCCGCAGGGCCGGCTATTCTGA
- a CDS encoding division plane positioning ATPase MipZ, translating into MIVLVGGEKGGVGKSTLASNLAVHLAHHQVDVVLVDTDGQATCARFIERRDEAAIQPSVPCVQRTGDVAATLRDLVRRYQVIVVDAGGRDSRELRTALAVANLFLTPIRASQADLETLPKVNELIGLARGLNPDLKAAAVLSMAPSNPVIREVEDARELLAQFDQIELADTVIRDRKVYRDALLAGRGVIELDNSQARAEIQLLAQEFFELEPSA; encoded by the coding sequence ATGATCGTTCTGGTCGGCGGGGAAAAAGGCGGTGTCGGCAAATCGACTCTCGCGAGCAACTTGGCCGTTCACCTGGCACATCACCAAGTCGATGTCGTGCTTGTAGACACCGATGGACAGGCAACCTGTGCTCGCTTCATCGAACGCCGGGACGAAGCCGCGATACAACCATCCGTCCCATGTGTGCAACGGACGGGGGACGTGGCGGCCACGCTGCGCGATCTCGTACGCCGCTACCAGGTCATCGTCGTCGACGCAGGCGGGCGCGATTCTCGCGAACTGCGCACAGCATTAGCCGTCGCAAATCTGTTCCTCACGCCGATCCGCGCAAGCCAAGCCGACCTGGAGACGCTGCCGAAGGTGAACGAGCTCATCGGCTTGGCCCGTGGACTAAATCCAGACCTCAAAGCTGCGGCAGTCCTGTCGATGGCGCCGTCCAATCCCGTCATTCGAGAGGTCGAAGACGCCCGCGAATTGTTGGCCCAATTCGATCAGATCGAGCTGGCCGATACCGTGATCCGCGATCGAAAGGTCTACCGTGACGCGCTGCTCGCTGGACGCGGTGTTATCGAGCTCGATAACTCGCAGGCCCGCGCTGAGATCCAGCTACTAGCCCAAGAATTTTTCGAGCTCGAGCCATCCGCTTGA
- the merP gene encoding mercury resistance system periplasmic binding protein MerP: MKKLLSALALAAVVAPVWAATQTVTLSVPGMTCSACPITVKKAISKVDGVSKVDVTFETREAVVTFDDAKTSVQKLTKATEDAGYPSSVKN; encoded by the coding sequence ATGAAAAAGCTGCTTTCCGCCCTTGCCCTCGCTGCCGTTGTTGCCCCCGTGTGGGCCGCCACCCAGACCGTTACGCTGTCCGTACCGGGCATGACCTGCTCGGCCTGTCCGATCACTGTCAAGAAGGCGATTTCCAAGGTCGATGGCGTCAGTAAAGTTGACGTGACCTTCGAGACGCGCGAAGCGGTGGTCACCTTCGATGATGCCAAGACCAGCGTGCAGAAACTGACCAAGGCTACCGAGGATGCGGGCTACCCATCATCAGTCAAGAACTGA
- the merA gene encoding mercury(II) reductase — MTEITVNGMTCTSCATHVKDALEKIPGVNAAVVSYPESRAQVMADTAVSHNQLLAAIAALGYQGSIRVGDFKDEPKIRDALEGAGLHIAIIGSGGAAMAAALKAVEQGATVTLIERGTIGGTCVNIGCVPSKIMIRAAHIAHLRRESPFDGGIAATVPAIDRSKLLAQQQARVDELRHAKYEGILDGNPAITVLHGEARFKDDQSLVVRLNEGGEREVTFDRCLVATGASPAVPPIPGLKESPYWTSTEALVSDTIPARLAVIGSSVVALELAQAFARLGSQVTILARSTLFFREDPAIGEAVTAAFRAEGIEVLEHTQASQVAHVNGEFVLTTGHGELRADKLLVATGRAPNTRSLALDAAGVTVNAQGAIVIDQGMRTSNPNIYAAGDCTDQPQFVYVAAAAGTRAAINMTGGDAALNLTAMPAVVFTDPQVATVGYSEAEAHHDGIETDSRTLTLDNVPRALANFDTRGFIKLVIEEGSGRLIGVQAVAPEAGELIQTAVLAIRNRMTVQELADQLFPYLTMVEGLKLAAQTFNKDVKQLSCCAG; from the coding sequence ATGACCGAAATCACCGTGAATGGCATGACCTGCACATCCTGCGCCACCCATGTCAAAGATGCTTTGGAAAAGATTCCCGGCGTGAATGCCGCTGTGGTGTCCTATCCAGAAAGCCGCGCGCAAGTCATGGCAGACACCGCCGTGAGCCACAACCAACTGCTGGCCGCCATCGCCGCATTGGGTTATCAAGGCTCGATCCGGGTTGGTGATTTCAAAGATGAACCAAAAATCCGTGATGCACTTGAGGGCGCCGGTTTGCATATCGCCATCATTGGCAGCGGCGGGGCCGCGATGGCGGCGGCGCTGAAGGCCGTCGAGCAAGGCGCGACGGTCACGCTGATCGAACGCGGCACCATCGGCGGCACCTGCGTCAATATCGGCTGTGTGCCGTCCAAGATCATGATCCGCGCTGCCCATATTGCCCATCTGCGCCGGGAAAGTCCGTTCGACGGCGGTATTGCGGCAACTGTGCCTGCGATTGACCGCAGCAAACTGCTGGCCCAGCAGCAGGCCCGTGTCGATGAACTGCGGCACGCCAAATACGAAGGCATCCTGGACGGCAATCCAGCCATCACCGTTTTGCACGGTGAAGCGCGTTTCAAGGACGACCAGAGCCTGGTCGTCCGTTTGAACGAGGGTGGCGAGCGCGAGGTAACGTTCGACCGCTGCCTGGTCGCCACCGGTGCCAGTCCGGCCGTGCCGCCGATTCCGGGCCTGAAAGAGTCACCCTACTGGACTTCCACCGAAGCGCTTGTCAGCGACACCATTCCCGCACGCCTGGCCGTGATCGGTTCGTCGGTGGTGGCGTTGGAACTGGCGCAAGCCTTTGCCCGGCTCGGCAGCCAGGTCACGATCCTGGCACGCAGCACCTTGTTCTTCCGGGAAGACCCGGCCATCGGCGAGGCCGTGACAGCCGCTTTCCGCGCCGAGGGCATCGAGGTGCTGGAGCACACGCAAGCCAGCCAGGTCGCCCATGTGAACGGCGAATTCGTGCTGACCACCGGACACGGTGAATTGCGCGCTGACAAGTTGCTGGTTGCCACCGGTCGGGCACCGAATACGCGCAGCCTCGCGCTGGACGCGGCGGGGGTCACTGTCAATGCGCAAGGGGCCATCGTTATCGACCAAGGCATGCGCACGAGCAACCCGAACATCTACGCGGCCGGCGACTGCACCGACCAGCCGCAGTTCGTCTACGTGGCAGCGGCCGCCGGCACCCGTGCCGCGATCAACATGACCGGCGGCGACGCAGCCCTCAATCTGACCGCGATGCCGGCAGTGGTGTTCACCGACCCGCAAGTCGCCACCGTGGGCTACAGCGAGGCGGAAGCGCACCACGATGGCATCGAGACCGACAGTCGCACGCTGACACTCGACAACGTTCCGCGAGCGCTTGCCAACTTCGACACACGCGGCTTCATCAAGCTGGTCATCGAGGAAGGTAGCGGACGGCTCATCGGCGTGCAGGCGGTGGCCCCGGAAGCGGGCGAACTGATCCAGACGGCGGTGCTCGCCATCCGCAACCGCATGACGGTGCAGGAACTGGCCGACCAGTTGTTCCCCTACCTGACAATGGTCGAGGGGTTGAAGCTTGCGGCGCAGACCTTCAACAAGGACGTGAAGCAGCTTTCCTGCTGCGCTGGATAA
- the merT gene encoding mercuric ion transporter MerT has product MSEPQNGRGALFTGGLAAILASACCLGPLVLIALGFSGAWIGNLTVLEPYRPIFIGVALVALFFAWRRIYRPSAACKPGEVCAIPQVRATYKLIFWGVAVLVLVALGFPYVVPFFY; this is encoded by the coding sequence ATGTCTGAACCTCAAAACGGGCGCGGCGCGCTCTTCACTGGCGGGCTGGCCGCCATCCTCGCCTCGGCTTGCTGCCTCGGGCCGCTGGTTCTGATCGCCTTGGGGTTCAGCGGCGCTTGGATCGGCAACTTGACGGTGTTGGAACCCTATCGCCCCATCTTTATCGGCGTGGCGCTGGTGGCGTTGTTCTTCGCCTGGCGGCGCATCTACCGGCCGTCAGCCGCCTGCAAACCGGGTGAGGTTTGCGCGATTCCCCAAGTGCGAGCTACTTACAAGCTCATTTTCTGGGGCGTGGCCGTGCTGGTTTTGGTCGCGCTCGGATTTCCCTACGTCGTGCCATTTTTCTATTGA
- a CDS encoding ribbon-helix-helix protein — protein MSKFKIAAKSGSHPSSEPMTHAEFAAGAAMVQSQAGNRPAKPIRLNLDLDPDLHRRLKVRAAEAGISIAELVRGLITRELV, from the coding sequence ATGAGTAAATTCAAGATCGCGGCAAAGAGCGGGAGCCATCCGTCCAGCGAGCCGATGACGCATGCCGAGTTCGCCGCCGGCGCCGCGATGGTTCAATCTCAGGCAGGGAACCGGCCTGCTAAGCCGATCCGCCTCAACTTGGATCTCGATCCAGATCTGCACCGCCGCTTAAAAGTTCGAGCAGCAGAAGCCGGGATTTCCATCGCTGAACTCGTGAGAGGCTTGATCACGCGCGAGCTCGTCTGA
- a CDS encoding recombinase family protein has translation MLIGYARVSTDDQDLRNQRDELHAAGCSRIFAEKITGTHAKRPELARMLDHLRAGDVVMVTRLDRLARSTRDLLDIAERLQAVAAGLRSLSEPWADTTSPAGRMVLTVFAGIAEFERSLIIDRTRRGRDAAKARGVQFGRRPTLTVGQIEHARELLADGRTASDTAKLLKVHRATLYRALRGQESS, from the coding sequence GTGCTGATCGGATACGCCAGGGTATCGACCGATGACCAGGACTTGAGGAATCAGCGCGACGAGCTGCACGCGGCCGGTTGCTCGCGCATCTTTGCCGAGAAGATCACTGGCACTCACGCGAAGCGGCCGGAGTTGGCCCGGATGCTTGATCATTTGCGCGCCGGCGATGTGGTGATGGTCACGCGCCTGGACCGGCTGGCCCGCAGCACGCGGGATCTGCTTGACATTGCCGAGCGGTTGCAGGCTGTAGCCGCGGGCCTGCGCAGCTTATCCGAGCCGTGGGCCGACACGACCAGCCCGGCCGGCCGCATGGTGCTAACAGTGTTCGCCGGCATTGCCGAGTTTGAGCGCTCCCTCATCATCGACCGCACCAGGCGCGGCCGTGATGCGGCTAAGGCCAGGGGCGTGCAGTTCGGCCGCCGCCCTACCCTCACCGTCGGCCAAATCGAACACGCCCGCGAACTGCTCGCAGATGGTCGCACGGCGAGCGATACGGCCAAGCTGCTAAAGGTGCATAGGGCGACTTTGTACCGGGCGCTGCGCGGGCAGGAAAGCAGCTAG
- the merR gene encoding Hg(II)-responsive transcriptional regulator gives MENNLENLTIGVFARTAGVNVETIRFYQRKGLLPEPDKPYGSIRRYGETDVTRVRFVKSAQRLGFSLDEIAELLRLEDGTHCEEASSLAEHKLKDVRERMADLARMEAVLSDLVCACHARKGNVSCPLIASLQGKKEPRSADAV, from the coding sequence ATGGAAAACAATTTGGAGAACCTGACCATTGGCGTTTTCGCCAGGACGGCCGGGGTCAATGTGGAGACCATCCGGTTCTATCAGCGCAAGGGCTTGCTCCCGGAACCGGACAAGCCTTACGGCAGCATTCGCCGCTATGGCGAGACGGATGTAACGCGGGTGCGCTTCGTGAAATCAGCCCAGCGGTTGGGCTTCAGCCTGGATGAGATCGCCGAGCTGCTGCGGCTGGAGGATGGCACCCATTGCGAGGAAGCCAGCAGCCTGGCCGAGCACAAGCTCAAGGACGTGCGCGAGAGGATGGCTGACCTGGCGCGCATGGAGGCCGTGCTGTCTGATTTGGTGTGCGCCTGCCATGCGCGGAAGGGGAACGTTTCCTGCCCGCTGATTGCGTCACTGCAAGGGAAGAAAGAACCGCGCAGTGCGGACGCGGTGTAG